A genomic segment from Tuwongella immobilis encodes:
- a CDS encoding DUF1553 domain-containing protein, with translation MRSHAILGLALPILLGATPGAMAADKAAKPAAPTPVVFERDVRPILKAMCFHCHGEEPKPKGELDLRLVRLMHQGGESGPAIVPGKPDESPLWERVASDEMPEGSKKLTAAQKATLRAWIEQGAKTARPEPTDPALARFTEEERTFWAFQPVRPQVVPTIPNASPDRPIRTPIDAFLAAKLAQFGHGFAPEADRVTLIRRLTYDLIGLPPTPEEVQAFVTDAAPNAYEKVVDRLLASPHYGERWARHWLDVAGYAESEGGVGLDRLRPVAYKYRDYVIRSFNADKPYDQFVREQLAGDELNPTPNLTDPKTIDQLTATGFLRMAPDLTEGSNVLADRNQAVAESLKVVGTAILGLTVGCAQCHDHRYDPISIDDYYRFRAIFDPMYNLKTWKKPSQRLLDVTTKEARAKAAEIEAVASQRTKAIYDKVMARAKEIQQAELAKLEAVERKRVEDALALEAAKRSKEQVALLEKYPNIKEVTTVGNALELYDPKTHQQLEKERAEVAKLRETKPPTEYVMIPAEAGQPIPESAVMFRGDPEQPKAKVAPGELEVLAQHAAGWTLPAKSPNLPTSGRRLAYAQYLTNGKHPLTARVMVNRIWMHHFGKGIVATPNEFGMNGDRPSHPELLDWLADDFVRNGWQIKRLHRLMVTSTAYRQVATRTPELDAIDPDNRLVGRMSVRRLDAESVRDSLLATTGKLDRTMFGKSMPVTEDLDGRGVFGIREVNIFGKPYGPMTKVPEAETWRRSIYVQASRSMVLSMLDTFDLPVMSPNCDQRRTTNVPPQSLLMLNDADVVKASEWLGERVTKEHPGKLDLQIDRLAKLLFGAAPTAEESQLYRSFVEQQTAYFSANGTPQWLAKVKKSPAVARNRALALLAQTLISSNRFLYVD, from the coding sequence ATGCGATCTCATGCGATCCTTGGGCTCGCTCTCCCGATTTTGTTGGGAGCGACGCCTGGTGCGATGGCGGCCGACAAAGCGGCGAAACCGGCGGCACCCACCCCCGTTGTCTTTGAACGGGATGTTCGCCCGATTCTGAAAGCGATGTGCTTTCATTGCCATGGTGAAGAACCGAAACCCAAGGGAGAGTTGGACTTGCGATTGGTGCGACTGATGCACCAAGGCGGCGAGTCCGGCCCAGCGATCGTGCCGGGCAAACCCGATGAATCCCCATTGTGGGAACGGGTTGCCAGCGATGAAATGCCCGAAGGCAGCAAAAAGCTGACCGCCGCCCAGAAAGCGACCCTACGAGCCTGGATCGAACAAGGCGCAAAGACCGCCCGCCCGGAACCCACCGATCCCGCATTGGCCCGATTCACCGAAGAAGAACGCACCTTCTGGGCGTTCCAACCCGTTCGCCCGCAGGTGGTTCCGACGATTCCCAATGCCTCGCCCGATCGCCCGATTCGCACGCCGATTGACGCATTTTTGGCCGCGAAATTGGCTCAATTCGGGCACGGGTTTGCACCCGAGGCCGATCGCGTGACGTTGATCCGTCGGTTGACCTACGATTTGATTGGCCTCCCACCGACGCCTGAAGAGGTGCAGGCGTTCGTAACCGATGCAGCGCCAAATGCTTACGAAAAAGTCGTCGATCGGCTGCTGGCATCGCCCCACTATGGCGAACGCTGGGCGCGGCACTGGCTGGATGTGGCCGGGTACGCGGAATCGGAAGGGGGCGTTGGCCTCGATCGGCTCCGACCGGTGGCCTACAAGTATCGGGACTACGTGATCCGATCCTTCAATGCCGACAAGCCTTACGATCAATTCGTGCGGGAGCAATTGGCGGGGGATGAGCTGAATCCCACTCCGAATTTGACGGATCCAAAGACGATCGATCAATTGACGGCGACTGGTTTTCTGCGAATGGCCCCGGATTTGACCGAAGGTTCCAATGTGCTGGCGGATCGCAATCAGGCGGTGGCGGAATCGCTGAAGGTGGTTGGAACGGCAATTTTGGGCCTAACCGTTGGCTGTGCCCAATGCCACGACCATCGCTATGATCCCATTTCGATCGATGATTATTACCGATTTCGGGCGATTTTCGACCCGATGTACAACCTCAAGACGTGGAAGAAGCCGTCGCAGCGTCTGTTGGATGTGACCACGAAGGAAGCGCGGGCCAAAGCTGCCGAGATTGAAGCGGTCGCAAGTCAACGCACCAAAGCGATTTACGACAAAGTCATGGCTCGCGCCAAGGAAATCCAGCAGGCGGAACTCGCCAAGTTGGAAGCCGTCGAACGCAAACGAGTCGAAGATGCCCTCGCTTTGGAAGCGGCCAAACGCAGCAAAGAACAAGTGGCTCTGTTGGAGAAATATCCGAATATCAAAGAAGTGACGACAGTCGGCAACGCATTGGAGCTATACGACCCGAAGACGCACCAGCAGTTGGAGAAAGAGCGAGCGGAGGTGGCCAAACTGCGAGAGACGAAGCCGCCCACCGAATATGTCATGATCCCCGCCGAGGCCGGTCAGCCGATCCCGGAAAGTGCGGTGATGTTCCGCGGTGATCCAGAGCAACCCAAGGCCAAAGTCGCGCCCGGCGAGTTGGAAGTGTTGGCGCAACATGCTGCGGGATGGACACTTCCGGCGAAATCACCGAATCTGCCGACCTCGGGCCGTCGCTTGGCTTATGCCCAATATCTCACCAATGGCAAGCATCCGCTGACCGCTCGAGTGATGGTCAATCGCATCTGGATGCATCATTTCGGGAAGGGGATTGTCGCCACGCCGAATGAATTTGGCATGAATGGCGATCGGCCCTCGCATCCTGAATTGCTCGATTGGTTGGCCGACGACTTCGTTCGCAACGGCTGGCAGATCAAGCGGTTGCATCGGCTGATGGTTACCTCGACGGCGTATCGGCAGGTGGCGACTCGCACGCCGGAGTTGGATGCCATCGATCCTGATAATCGGCTGGTGGGGCGAATGTCCGTGCGGCGATTGGATGCCGAATCGGTGCGGGATTCGCTGCTGGCGACCACCGGCAAACTCGATCGCACCATGTTTGGAAAGTCGATGCCGGTGACCGAAGACCTGGATGGTCGCGGCGTATTCGGCATCCGCGAAGTCAATATCTTCGGCAAGCCGTATGGCCCGATGACGAAAGTGCCCGAGGCCGAGACGTGGCGACGCAGTATCTATGTGCAAGCGTCGCGGTCGATGGTGCTTTCGATGCTGGATACGTTCGATTTGCCCGTGATGTCGCCCAATTGCGATCAGCGGCGCACCACAAATGTTCCGCCGCAATCGCTGCTCATGCTGAATGATGCGGATGTCGTCAAAGCGTCGGAATGGCTTGGCGAACGAGTGACGAAGGAACATCCGGGAAAGCTCGACCTTCAGATTGATCGGCTGGCGAAGTTGCTGTTTGGGGCCGCGCCAACGGCGGAAGAATCGCAATTGTATCGCAGCTTTGTCGAACAACAGACGGCCTATTTTTCGGCGAATGGAACGCCGCAGTGGCTGGCCAAAGTGAAGAAGTCGCCTGCGGTGGCCCGGAATCGCGCGTTGGCCCTGCTCGCACAGACGCTGATTTCGTCGAATCGATTTTTGTACGTGGACTAA
- a CDS encoding fused DSP-PTPase phosphatase/NAD kinase-like protein produces the protein MPAWMRWTLALLISTMLVAVPWIFYRSTYAYSKRFREVTPGRFYRCGQLTAPGFRDVIQQFGIRTIINLQNEAPDPFIRESYFQKPSIRESEVCAQLGVKYILLEPDLLNAEEAPYGRPKVIEDYLKILDDPNAYPVLIHCKAGLHRTGLLTAIYRMEYEQWSLGESIRELKANGFGDDAATEANAYIVQYLQKYRPRSQSKPVVPAVPVSRTR, from the coding sequence ATGCCGGCATGGATGCGCTGGACTCTTGCGTTACTCATTTCCACCATGCTGGTGGCCGTGCCGTGGATTTTCTATCGGTCAACCTACGCCTACAGCAAGCGATTCCGCGAAGTGACACCGGGCCGATTCTACCGCTGTGGCCAACTCACCGCCCCTGGCTTCCGCGATGTGATTCAACAATTCGGAATCCGCACGATTATCAATCTGCAAAACGAAGCCCCGGACCCGTTCATCCGCGAAAGTTATTTTCAGAAACCCAGCATTCGGGAAAGCGAAGTCTGCGCCCAGTTGGGTGTGAAATATATTCTGTTAGAGCCGGACTTGTTAAACGCGGAAGAAGCCCCATATGGCCGCCCGAAAGTGATTGAAGATTATCTGAAAATTTTAGACGATCCCAATGCCTACCCCGTGTTAATTCACTGCAAAGCGGGTCTGCATCGCACGGGATTGTTGACCGCGATTTACCGCATGGAATATGAACAGTGGTCATTGGGTGAATCGATTCGGGAATTGAAAGCGAACGGCTTCGGGGATGATGCCGCGACAGAAGCCAACGCCTATATCGTGCAGTATCTCCAAAAATATCGCCCCCGGAGCCAAAGCAAGCCGGTGGTTCCCGCGGTTCCGGTCAGCCGGACACGATAA
- a CDS encoding LptF/LptG family permease — MTLLDRLLFTAYLRAYAICFVSLLSLYIIIDMFTNLDDFAQSGQGFVAMMIRIGQYYLYQSIQIFDRICEAIVLLAAVFTITWLQRNNELLPMLAAGISTHRVLRPILIGCGFMIALGSLNQEFLMPNIAEQLMAPRDDPQGDKQIGVRGAFDPNGIHIEGMAAVRRDYTVRYMYVTIPETVSNGMIHITAAEAAYIPPNGERLSGGWLLNHATPLELDNWNNPELLEVLEPGKFFVHTNDVDFDAITRNKNWYTLAATSKLYELLQRSDLQRTPALAVQFHMRLVRPLIGFVMVLFGLGLILRDQNRNMFISAGMCLGMAAGFYGLLFASRHLGEVDVIAPTLAAWLPALLFGPPAFILFDEIQT; from the coding sequence ATGACACTCCTGGATCGGCTGTTATTCACGGCATACCTGCGAGCCTACGCGATCTGCTTCGTGAGTCTGCTCAGCCTGTATATCATCATTGATATGTTCACAAACTTGGACGACTTCGCACAGTCGGGCCAGGGATTTGTGGCCATGATGATCCGCATCGGCCAATATTATTTGTATCAAAGTATTCAGATTTTCGACCGAATTTGTGAAGCCATCGTGCTCCTTGCAGCCGTGTTCACCATCACCTGGCTGCAACGGAATAACGAATTATTGCCCATGTTGGCGGCAGGGATCTCCACGCATCGCGTGTTGCGGCCGATTCTCATCGGTTGCGGGTTTATGATTGCCCTGGGATCGTTGAATCAGGAATTCCTGATGCCCAACATTGCCGAGCAACTCATGGCCCCACGCGATGATCCGCAAGGGGACAAGCAAATCGGCGTGCGCGGCGCGTTTGACCCCAACGGAATTCACATCGAAGGCATGGCTGCGGTCCGCCGCGATTATACTGTGCGCTATATGTATGTGACCATTCCCGAAACGGTCTCCAACGGCATGATTCACATTACCGCAGCTGAAGCCGCATATATTCCGCCCAATGGTGAGCGATTATCCGGTGGCTGGCTGCTCAATCATGCCACACCGTTGGAATTGGACAACTGGAATAACCCCGAATTGTTAGAAGTGTTGGAACCGGGGAAATTCTTTGTCCACACCAATGATGTCGATTTTGATGCGATCACCCGCAACAAGAACTGGTATACCTTGGCAGCAACTTCGAAATTGTATGAACTCCTTCAGCGGTCGGATCTGCAACGAACCCCCGCGTTGGCCGTGCAATTTCATATGCGATTGGTGCGGCCACTTATCGGGTTTGTGATGGTGTTATTCGGTTTGGGGCTGATTCTGCGGGATCAGAATCGGAATATGTTTATTTCTGCCGGGATGTGCTTGGGAATGGCAGCGGGATTTTACGGCCTGCTGTTTGCCAGTCGCCACCTGGGAGAAGTCGATGTGATTGCTCCCACCCTTGCGGCTTGGCTGCCAGCGTTATTATTTGGCCCACCCGCGTTCATTCTCTTTGATGAAATCCAGACCTAA
- a CDS encoding amidohydrolase family protein yields MIVDVHSHFWEYPRDFTADFREQAKRAKAGKEVDLTVRYHHYCDEAPEDVITIVFGGKAKLSGIWVDDAHVAGYVKRAPKRLIGFLSLDPTQPGWEDEMRMGHQEWKLKGIKLMPMYAGFRPDEPRLAPLWEYAQQHQLPVLLHTGTTFIRQAPLECTLPRHLDAVAIQYPDVKIVMAHLGHPYEGECVAVIRKHPNVYADLSALYYRPFQLYQSLMLVQEYGVWDKVLFGTDYPFTTVNDTIAGLKNLNKFTLGTSLPRLDKDAIERVIYRESLPLLGLKLG; encoded by the coding sequence ATGATCGTCGATGTCCACAGCCATTTCTGGGAATATCCACGCGATTTCACGGCGGACTTCCGTGAGCAAGCCAAGCGTGCCAAAGCGGGCAAAGAAGTGGATCTCACGGTGCGCTATCATCACTATTGCGATGAGGCACCGGAGGATGTGATTACCATTGTCTTTGGCGGCAAAGCGAAATTAAGCGGCATTTGGGTGGATGATGCCCATGTGGCCGGGTATGTGAAACGTGCCCCCAAGCGACTCATTGGATTTCTATCGTTAGATCCCACGCAACCGGGGTGGGAAGATGAAATGCGAATGGGACATCAGGAATGGAAGCTCAAAGGCATTAAATTGATGCCCATGTATGCCGGATTCCGACCCGATGAACCGCGTTTGGCCCCGTTATGGGAATATGCCCAGCAGCACCAATTGCCCGTGTTATTACATACCGGGACGACCTTTATTCGGCAAGCACCGTTGGAATGCACGTTGCCACGCCATTTAGATGCGGTTGCCATTCAATACCCCGATGTGAAAATCGTGATGGCCCACTTGGGACATCCGTATGAGGGGGAATGTGTGGCGGTCATTCGCAAGCACCCGAATGTCTACGCGGATCTGTCGGCGCTGTATTATCGTCCATTTCAACTGTATCAGTCGTTGATGTTAGTGCAAGAATATGGTGTGTGGGATAAGGTGTTATTCGGGACCGATTATCCATTCACGACAGTGAATGATACGATTGCTGGGCTGAAGAATCTCAATAAATTCACGCTCGGGACATCTCTGCCGCGGTTGGACAAAGACGCCATCGAGCGTGTGATTTATCGGGAAAGCCTGCCATTGTTGGGGTTAAAGCTGGGATAA
- a CDS encoding DUF1592 domain-containing protein: MRRMMLSLGTLLLSVPICNAAETAVPADLARDGLKFVQQYCMSCHNDKARKADLSLEPDRDEAAILRNRKVWQNVLDQVQSGAMPPSNRPQPKIHETEAFVKSIRGVFDRYDRNAPPDPGRVTVRRLNRTEYRNTVRDLLDADFDPTENFPADDIGHGFDNIGDVLTVSPVLMERYLAAAESVLDRAILVNPPKPSHRQQWAPYTEPAGGGGPKLVDGFRVLTDPKSPVNTPFSSALPGEFLFKARVYGESSDATPVRVAMLINGKEYRQLDVKATKAKPEEIELKAELPAGEYRVAIGILNPGDDKVKRSVMIQWLSLTGPMDMRPLAQRKLLAVTPGRSQREQTIDVMTRFLRRAYRRPPTIEEINRSVELVEAVVAEKEPWVAGIKLAMQAALVSPKFLFRLELDDRADSKTPSKLDEFALASRLSYFLWASMPDDELLTLAEKGQLSASLDAQVNRMLADPRSESLVENFALQWLQLQRIATFQADQKLFPHFSDELRKSMLKETQLFVQAIFRENRSVLELIDSDFTFLNEKLSYHYGIEDTMGNRFGQKEKKPGGQRIKGEEFVRVKLQPEASRGGLLTMASVLSVTSNPTRTSPVKRGRWVLEQILGTPPPPAPPDVPELQEGKQLTGTLRQRMEQHRANPSCAGCHARMDPLGFAFENFDATGKYRWQDEGQNIDSSGVLPDGRKFQGPNELKKILLAQRELIVRNLVSKMLTYALGRGVEYYDKPAMDRIVAAMGKEQDSVHAMIRAIVQSEPFRMRRGRGQGE, from the coding sequence ATGCGTCGGATGATGCTATCCCTTGGCACGCTTCTCTTGAGCGTTCCGATCTGCAATGCGGCTGAAACCGCCGTGCCTGCGGATCTCGCACGCGACGGGCTGAAGTTTGTGCAACAGTATTGTATGAGTTGTCACAACGACAAAGCACGCAAGGCCGATCTGAGCCTCGAACCGGATCGAGATGAGGCAGCAATTCTGCGAAATCGCAAAGTTTGGCAGAATGTTCTCGATCAAGTCCAGTCCGGGGCGATGCCCCCGAGTAATCGTCCACAACCGAAAATTCACGAAACCGAAGCGTTTGTGAAATCGATCCGAGGGGTGTTTGATCGCTACGATCGCAACGCACCACCCGATCCCGGTCGCGTGACGGTGCGTCGGCTCAATCGCACCGAATATCGCAACACGGTCCGCGATCTGTTGGATGCGGATTTTGACCCCACCGAAAATTTCCCGGCCGACGATATCGGGCACGGCTTTGACAACATTGGCGATGTGCTGACGGTGTCGCCGGTGCTGATGGAGCGGTATCTGGCGGCGGCGGAATCGGTGCTGGATCGGGCCATTCTCGTCAATCCGCCCAAGCCCAGTCATCGGCAACAATGGGCACCCTATACCGAACCGGCGGGCGGCGGCGGGCCGAAGTTGGTCGATGGTTTCCGCGTGCTGACCGACCCGAAATCGCCGGTGAACACGCCGTTCTCCAGCGCGTTGCCCGGTGAATTCCTTTTCAAGGCAAGGGTTTACGGCGAATCATCCGATGCGACGCCGGTTCGAGTGGCAATGCTGATTAACGGCAAAGAATACCGTCAATTGGATGTGAAGGCGACCAAAGCCAAACCAGAAGAAATCGAACTCAAAGCGGAACTCCCCGCCGGTGAATATCGCGTCGCCATTGGAATTTTGAACCCCGGCGACGACAAAGTCAAACGCTCGGTCATGATTCAGTGGCTGAGTCTGACTGGTCCGATGGACATGCGACCGTTGGCGCAACGCAAACTCCTGGCGGTCACACCGGGGCGATCACAACGGGAACAGACCATCGACGTGATGACTCGCTTTCTGCGGAGGGCGTATCGTCGTCCACCGACCATCGAGGAAATCAATCGCTCGGTGGAACTGGTGGAGGCGGTGGTTGCGGAGAAGGAACCATGGGTGGCTGGCATCAAACTGGCGATGCAGGCCGCGCTGGTTTCTCCCAAGTTCCTGTTCCGATTGGAGTTAGATGATCGGGCGGATTCCAAGACCCCATCGAAATTGGACGAATTCGCGCTGGCATCGCGGCTGTCGTATTTCCTCTGGGCGAGTATGCCAGATGACGAACTGCTGACGTTGGCCGAGAAGGGGCAGCTCTCGGCGAGTCTGGATGCGCAGGTGAATCGGATGCTGGCCGATCCCCGTTCGGAATCGCTGGTCGAGAATTTCGCGCTGCAATGGCTGCAACTCCAACGGATTGCAACCTTTCAAGCCGACCAAAAGCTGTTCCCGCATTTTTCCGATGAACTGCGGAAGTCGATGCTGAAAGAGACGCAACTGTTTGTGCAGGCGATCTTTCGGGAAAATCGCAGTGTCTTGGAACTGATCGACAGCGACTTTACGTTCTTGAACGAAAAACTGTCATATCATTATGGCATTGAAGATACGATGGGCAACCGATTCGGCCAAAAGGAGAAGAAGCCGGGTGGCCAACGGATCAAGGGGGAGGAATTCGTTCGCGTGAAATTGCAGCCGGAAGCGAGTCGGGGCGGCCTGTTGACGATGGCCAGCGTGCTGAGCGTGACCTCGAATCCGACGCGAACCAGTCCGGTGAAGCGCGGTCGCTGGGTGCTGGAGCAAATCCTGGGGACACCGCCGCCACCCGCGCCGCCGGATGTACCGGAACTTCAAGAAGGGAAACAGCTTACGGGGACGCTGCGTCAGCGGATGGAACAACACCGGGCGAATCCGAGTTGTGCCGGTTGCCATGCCCGCATGGACCCGCTGGGATTTGCCTTCGAGAATTTCGATGCGACGGGGAAATACCGTTGGCAAGATGAAGGGCAGAATATCGATTCGTCGGGAGTGCTGCCGGATGGCCGCAAGTTCCAGGGGCCAAACGAGTTGAAGAAGATTTTGCTGGCCCAGCGCGAGCTGATCGTTCGCAATCTCGTTAGCAAGATGTTGACCTATGCGTTGGGTCGCGGCGTGGAATATTACGACAAGCCTGCGATGGATCGAATTGTGGCGGCGATGGGCAAGGAACAGGATTCGGTTCACGCGATGATCCGCGCGATCGTGCAAAGTGAGCCATTTCGAATGCGTCGCGGAAGGGGGCAAGGCGAATGA
- a CDS encoding DUF1552 domain-containing protein: MSATNLSRRTALRGMTAAIALPWLEAMGPLTSWAADSKPSSQAPNRMAFLYVPNGVNMADWTPSAEGKLGDLPAILQPLASMKDDFSVLTGLTADKARPHGDGGGDHARALSAFLTGAQPRKTDGTDIRAGISVDQVAAAQIGDRTRMPSLEIGTEAGSMAGNCDSGYSCVYSSTMSWRSATQPLPKEVNPKLVFERMFGSVPDTERAKRDKLRKSVLDFVRAESKDLSGKLSSNDQRKLDEYFTAIRDIEVRIQKSATLPPVKTPTNVTITGIPADYEQHIRLMADLMVLAFQADITRVMTFVLANEGSNKAYPFAGVREGHHDLSHHGNDPAKKQKIRDINIFHTKQLAYLLTKLKSVKEGDGTLLDHCMLVYGSGNSDGNAHNHEDLPILLAGHGCGTIRQGRHVRYAKETPLNNLWVSMLERVDAKVAQLGDSTGSLPNLA; encoded by the coding sequence ATGAGTGCAACCAATCTATCTCGTCGGACGGCACTGCGTGGGATGACCGCCGCGATTGCCTTGCCGTGGCTGGAAGCCATGGGGCCGCTCACGAGTTGGGCCGCCGATAGCAAACCCAGCTCGCAAGCACCGAATCGCATGGCGTTTTTGTATGTTCCCAACGGCGTCAATATGGCCGATTGGACGCCGAGCGCGGAAGGGAAACTCGGCGATCTGCCGGCGATTTTGCAGCCGTTGGCATCGATGAAAGACGATTTCTCCGTCCTGACCGGCCTGACGGCGGATAAAGCGCGGCCGCACGGCGATGGGGGCGGGGACCACGCACGGGCGTTGTCCGCGTTCTTGACCGGTGCCCAACCGCGAAAGACGGACGGCACCGATATTCGCGCCGGGATCTCCGTCGATCAAGTGGCCGCCGCCCAAATCGGCGACCGCACTCGGATGCCGTCGCTGGAAATCGGCACCGAAGCGGGGTCGATGGCTGGGAACTGCGATTCGGGCTACTCGTGCGTGTATAGCTCAACGATGTCGTGGCGGTCGGCGACTCAGCCGTTGCCGAAGGAAGTGAATCCCAAGCTCGTGTTTGAGCGGATGTTCGGCAGTGTGCCAGACACCGAGCGGGCCAAGCGCGACAAGCTCCGCAAGAGCGTGCTGGACTTCGTGCGAGCCGAATCCAAAGATCTTTCCGGCAAGCTGAGCAGCAACGATCAACGCAAACTGGATGAATACTTCACGGCGATCCGCGATATTGAAGTTCGCATCCAGAAATCGGCGACCCTGCCGCCGGTGAAGACGCCGACAAATGTGACGATCACCGGCATCCCCGCCGATTACGAGCAGCACATTCGCCTGATGGCCGACTTGATGGTGCTGGCATTCCAAGCCGACATCACCCGCGTGATGACGTTCGTGTTGGCGAACGAAGGCAGCAACAAGGCGTATCCCTTCGCCGGCGTTCGGGAAGGGCACCATGACCTGTCCCACCACGGCAACGATCCGGCGAAGAAGCAGAAGATCCGCGACATTAACATCTTCCACACCAAGCAGTTAGCGTATCTGCTGACAAAACTGAAATCGGTGAAGGAAGGCGACGGCACGCTGTTGGATCACTGCATGTTGGTCTACGGTAGCGGAAATTCGGACGGCAATGCCCACAACCACGAAGACCTGCCGATTCTGCTGGCGGGGCATGGCTGCGGGACGATTCGCCAGGGCCGACATGTTCGCTACGCCAAGGAAACGCCGCTGAATAATCTCTGGGTGAGCATGCTGGAACGAGTCGATGCCAAGGTTGCCCAGTTGGGTGATTCCACGGGTTCGCTCCCGAATTTGGCATAA
- a CDS encoding DUF1501 domain-containing protein, which yields MICSRRHFLHGSAFSLGSVALPWLLQQDGVIAAPAKPELEPQQFDLLPKPPHHPPQAKAMISLFMFGGPSHIDLFDPKPELDKRDGQTYPGKLKFDNVAQATSKIMAAPWKFRKHGECGMDLSELLPHLGTIADKITLIRSMHTGVNNHIPSMYALNTGVGVAGRPSLGSWLLHALGSETQNLPAYVALTHPSGLPLVGGENWTNGWLPSIYQGTMARPTEPRILNLDPPPHLRGTPQERQLDLLKTLNQKHLQQHPGENDLSARIANYELAARMQLAAKDAFDISRESRAVQRLYGIDNPVTKDYGTRCLIARRLVERGVRFIQIFNVGQSWDQHGALFQELPRLCREVDQPAAALVKDLEARGLLDSTVVHWGGEMGRLPVVQGTPTKEQAGRDHNTYGFSVWAAGGGFKRGHIHGATDEFGSAAVTDIVTHHDWLATLLHLFGVDPKRLVFKRNNRELTLIENSSAKPVTGLLA from the coding sequence ATGATCTGCTCGCGTCGTCATTTTCTGCACGGGTCGGCATTTTCGCTCGGAAGCGTCGCGCTGCCGTGGTTGCTGCAACAAGATGGGGTAATTGCGGCCCCTGCGAAGCCGGAGTTGGAACCGCAGCAGTTCGATTTGCTGCCCAAGCCGCCGCACCATCCGCCTCAAGCAAAGGCGATGATCTCATTGTTCATGTTTGGTGGTCCATCGCATATCGATTTGTTCGATCCGAAGCCGGAATTGGACAAACGCGATGGTCAGACATATCCCGGAAAGTTGAAGTTCGACAACGTCGCGCAGGCCACCAGCAAAATCATGGCGGCGCCGTGGAAGTTCCGCAAGCATGGCGAATGCGGGATGGATTTGTCCGAATTGCTGCCGCATTTGGGGACGATCGCGGACAAAATCACCTTGATTCGATCAATGCACACGGGTGTGAATAATCACATCCCGTCGATGTATGCCCTGAATACCGGCGTTGGTGTGGCCGGGCGACCGTCGCTGGGGAGTTGGCTGTTGCATGCGCTGGGCAGCGAAACGCAGAATCTTCCAGCATATGTCGCTCTGACGCATCCGAGTGGGTTGCCGCTGGTGGGGGGCGAGAACTGGACCAACGGCTGGCTTCCGTCGATTTACCAGGGGACGATGGCCCGACCGACCGAGCCGCGGATTCTCAATCTCGATCCGCCGCCGCATCTGCGGGGCACGCCGCAAGAACGCCAGCTCGATTTACTCAAGACATTGAATCAGAAGCACTTGCAGCAGCATCCCGGCGAAAATGACCTGTCTGCCCGCATTGCCAATTATGAGTTGGCGGCGCGGATGCAACTGGCGGCCAAAGATGCCTTCGACATTAGCCGTGAATCGCGGGCCGTGCAGCGGCTCTATGGCATCGATAATCCCGTCACCAAAGACTACGGCACGCGCTGCCTGATTGCGCGTCGGTTGGTGGAACGCGGCGTGCGCTTCATTCAGATTTTCAATGTTGGCCAATCGTGGGATCAACACGGGGCGTTGTTCCAAGAATTGCCGCGACTCTGTCGGGAAGTCGATCAGCCGGCCGCCGCCTTGGTCAAGGATCTCGAGGCACGCGGGCTGTTGGATTCCACGGTGGTGCATTGGGGCGGCGAAATGGGACGCTTGCCGGTGGTGCAGGGAACGCCCACGAAGGAGCAAGCGGGCCGCGACCACAACACCTACGGATTCTCGGTTTGGGCTGCGGGCGGTGGCTTCAAACGGGGGCACATCCACGGCGCAACCGACGAATTCGGCTCCGCCGCCGTCACCGACATCGTTACCCATCACGATTGGCTGGCGACGCTGTTGCATCTCTTCGGGGTTGATCCGAAGCGGTTGGTATTCAAACGCAATAACCGGGAATTGACTCTGATCGAGAACTCCAGCGCCAAGCCCGTGACTGGCCTGTTGGCCTGA